A stretch of Sinorhizobium meliloti DNA encodes these proteins:
- a CDS encoding DUF1127 domain-containing protein has protein sequence MSRLWQLYCALASKRRSRLALDELSTHLLDDIGVSEKEARRESAVPFWR, from the coding sequence TTGTCGCGGCTTTGGCAGCTCTATTGCGCGCTCGCGTCCAAGAGGCGCAGCCGTTTGGCTCTCGACGAACTGAGCACGCATCTGCTCGACGATATAGGCGTGAGCGAAAAGGAGGCGCGGCGTGAGTCGGCCGTCCCCTTCTGGCGGTAG
- the grxD gene encoding Grx4 family monothiol glutaredoxin: MSGINDFIDNEVKSNDVVLFMKGTPQFPQCGFSGQVVQILDYVGVDYKGINVLADADLRQGIKDYSNWPTIPQLYVKGEFVGGCDIVREMFQAGELQSLLQGQGISVKGAA; the protein is encoded by the coding sequence ATGAGCGGAATCAACGATTTCATCGATAACGAGGTCAAGAGCAACGACGTCGTTCTTTTCATGAAGGGAACGCCGCAGTTTCCGCAGTGTGGTTTCTCCGGCCAGGTGGTGCAGATCCTGGATTACGTCGGCGTCGACTATAAGGGCATCAACGTGCTCGCCGATGCCGATCTGCGCCAGGGCATCAAGGATTATTCCAACTGGCCGACCATTCCGCAGCTTTATGTAAAGGGCGAATTCGTCGGCGGTTGCGACATCGTGCGGGAAATGTTCCAGGCTGGCGAGTTGCAGTCGCTTCTTCAGGGACAGGGTATCTCCGTCAAGGGCGCCGCCTGA
- a CDS encoding BolA/IbaG family iron-sulfur metabolism protein yields MPMAPGDIEDMIKAGIPGARVTIRDLAGDGDHYAAEVVAEAFRGKTRVQQHQMVYNALKGNMGGILHALALQTSAPE; encoded by the coding sequence ATGCCCATGGCACCAGGCGATATCGAAGACATGATCAAGGCCGGGATTCCCGGCGCAAGGGTCACGATTCGTGATCTGGCCGGCGACGGCGACCACTATGCCGCCGAAGTCGTGGCCGAAGCGTTTCGTGGCAAGACGCGCGTGCAGCAGCACCAGATGGTCTACAATGCCTTGAAGGGCAACATGGGCGGCATACTCCATGCACTTGCCCTTCAAACCAGCGCGCCGGAGTAA
- the purL gene encoding phosphoribosylformylglycinamidine synthase subunit PurL: protein MTISNTRPITPDLIASHGLKPDEYERILNLIGREPTFTELGIFSAMWNEHCSYKSSKKWLRTLPTKGPRVIQGPGENAGVVDIDDGDCVVFKMESHNHPSYIEPYQGAATGVGGILRDVFTMGARPVAAMNALRFGSPDHPKTRHLVSGVVAGVGGYGNSFGVPTVGGEVEFDARYNGNILVNAFAAGLAKTDAIFYSKAEGVGLPVVYLGAKTGRDGVGGATMASAEFDESIEEKRPTVQVGDPFTEKCLLEACLELMQTGAVIAIQDMGAAGLTCSAVEMGAKGDLGIELDLDKVPVREERMTAYEMMLSESQERMLMVLRPEKEEEAKAIFVKWGLDFAIVGKTTDDLRFRILHQGEEVANLPIKELGDEAPEYDRPWTPARAPSPLATNDVPQADVSDALLKLVGSANNSSRRWVYEQYDTLIQGNSLQLPGGDAGVIRVEGHETKALAFSSDVTPRYVEADPFEGGKQAVAECWRNLTATGALPLAATDNLNFGNPERPEIMSQLVHAIKGIGEACQALDFPIVSGNVSLYNETNGQAILPTPTIGGVGLVRDWSKMARIRFAAANETILLAGAPESWGTHIGQSVYMRDIHGRTDGPAPHVDLGHERKVGDFVRGLIEDGLVTAVHDCSSGGLALAVAEMAIASGIGATIDAPAEHDPIPVFYGEDQGRYVVTVAEGSAETVAARAKAAGVALPVIGRTGGNAVQLGDARPVSVDELRSAHEAWFPNYMGGDLAPDN from the coding sequence ATGACGATTTCCAACACCCGCCCAATCACCCCGGACCTGATCGCCTCGCACGGGCTCAAGCCCGACGAATACGAACGCATCCTGAACCTGATCGGGCGCGAGCCGACCTTTACGGAGCTTGGCATCTTCTCGGCGATGTGGAACGAGCATTGCTCCTACAAATCCTCGAAGAAATGGCTGCGCACGCTTCCGACCAAGGGGCCGCGCGTCATCCAGGGCCCTGGCGAGAACGCCGGCGTTGTCGACATCGACGACGGTGACTGCGTCGTCTTCAAGATGGAGAGCCACAACCATCCCTCCTACATCGAACCCTACCAGGGAGCGGCAACGGGCGTCGGCGGCATCCTGCGTGATGTCTTCACGATGGGTGCGCGTCCGGTAGCGGCGATGAACGCGCTGCGGTTCGGTTCGCCGGATCACCCGAAGACCCGCCACCTCGTCTCGGGCGTCGTTGCAGGCGTCGGCGGCTACGGCAATTCCTTCGGCGTGCCGACGGTCGGCGGCGAAGTCGAGTTCGACGCGCGCTACAATGGCAACATCCTCGTCAATGCCTTCGCGGCGGGGCTCGCCAAGACCGACGCGATCTTCTACTCGAAGGCGGAAGGCGTCGGCCTCCCGGTCGTGTATCTCGGCGCCAAGACCGGACGCGACGGTGTCGGCGGTGCGACGATGGCATCGGCCGAGTTCGACGAGTCGATCGAGGAGAAGCGCCCGACCGTTCAGGTTGGCGACCCCTTCACCGAGAAATGCCTGCTCGAAGCCTGCCTGGAGCTGATGCAGACCGGCGCGGTCATTGCGATCCAGGACATGGGCGCTGCCGGCCTCACCTGCTCGGCCGTCGAAATGGGCGCCAAGGGCGATCTCGGCATCGAACTCGATCTCGACAAGGTGCCGGTGCGCGAAGAGCGCATGACGGCTTACGAGATGATGCTTTCCGAAAGCCAGGAGCGCATGCTGATGGTGCTGCGCCCGGAAAAGGAAGAGGAAGCCAAGGCGATCTTCGTCAAATGGGGCCTCGATTTCGCGATCGTGGGCAAGACCACCGACGATCTGCGTTTCCGCATCCTGCACCAGGGCGAAGAAGTGGCGAACCTGCCGATCAAGGAGCTCGGCGACGAGGCGCCGGAATACGACCGCCCCTGGACGCCGGCAAGGGCACCCTCGCCGCTCGCCACCAACGACGTCCCGCAGGCTGATGTTTCCGATGCGCTTCTGAAGCTCGTCGGCTCCGCCAACAATTCCTCGCGCCGCTGGGTCTATGAGCAATATGACACGCTGATCCAGGGCAATTCGCTGCAGCTGCCGGGCGGCGACGCCGGCGTGATCCGCGTCGAGGGCCATGAGACGAAGGCACTTGCCTTTTCTTCGGACGTTACGCCGCGCTATGTCGAAGCCGATCCGTTCGAGGGCGGCAAGCAGGCGGTCGCCGAGTGCTGGCGAAACCTGACTGCGACCGGCGCGCTGCCGCTCGCCGCGACCGATAATTTGAACTTCGGTAATCCCGAACGGCCGGAGATCATGAGCCAGCTCGTCCATGCGATCAAAGGCATCGGCGAAGCCTGCCAGGCACTCGACTTCCCGATCGTCTCCGGCAACGTCTCGCTCTACAACGAGACCAACGGCCAGGCGATCCTGCCGACCCCCACCATCGGAGGCGTCGGCCTCGTCCGCGACTGGTCGAAGATGGCGCGGATTCGCTTTGCGGCGGCGAACGAAACCATCCTGCTCGCCGGCGCTCCGGAGAGCTGGGGAACGCATATCGGCCAGTCGGTCTACATGCGCGATATACACGGCCGCACCGACGGTCCGGCGCCGCATGTCGACCTCGGCCATGAACGCAAGGTCGGCGATTTCGTTCGCGGCTTGATCGAGGACGGCCTGGTTACGGCCGTGCACGATTGTTCCTCGGGCGGACTTGCGCTCGCCGTCGCCGAGATGGCCATCGCTTCCGGCATCGGCGCGACGATCGATGCACCTGCGGAACACGACCCGATCCCGGTCTTCTACGGCGAAGACCAGGGCCGCTATGTCGTAACCGTGGCCGAGGGTTCGGCCGAGACGGTGGCCGCACGTGCAAAAGCCGCCGGCGTTGCGCTGCCGGTGATCGGCAGGACAGGCGGGAATGCGGTGCAGCTCGGAGACGCCAGGCCCGTATCCGTCGATGAATTGCGTTCCGCACATGAAGCGTGGTTCCCCAATTACATGGGCGGCGATCTCGCACCGGACAATTGA
- a CDS encoding PLP-dependent aminotransferase family protein, protein MTTWLPDIEQGHGPLYARIADQIEEAIGNGTLPAGTKLPPQRNLAFDVGVTIGTIGRAYGIVRERGLVSGEVGRGTYVLDHPESRPPEQSDPLTTSLSGTRPLIAPAGKLRFDSTAAPDIGQGDILAQLLGDISREHHGDIASYARNFPDHWFEAGSQWLARGNFRPGPETVVPTLGAHAAVVAVISAVTSPGDRIAFETLTYSQISRSAGLIGRRIALVESDEFGMRPEDFERVCAQQHPKLAFLMPGAQNPTVAVMPLDRRQAIADIARKYGVWLVEDNLYGSMTGDPLPLLMELAPERTFLVGGLSKSVAAGVRGGWVACPPHFSQRIRVAHKMVSGGLPFILAELCARLVLSGSASVLRNRGAEEIGAREALAREIFTGFDFNSHPKIPFFWLKLPEPWLSGTFKQAALQEGVLIDDEDEFKAGRSDRVFHRIRVGFSSPTERSEVRRGFEILRRLLDSGRAGYDSFD, encoded by the coding sequence ATGACAACTTGGCTTCCCGACATTGAACAAGGTCACGGGCCGCTTTACGCGCGCATTGCCGATCAGATCGAAGAGGCGATCGGCAACGGCACCCTGCCCGCGGGTACGAAGCTGCCGCCCCAGCGCAATCTCGCTTTCGATGTCGGCGTGACGATCGGCACGATCGGGCGTGCCTACGGCATTGTGCGCGAACGTGGTCTCGTCAGCGGCGAGGTCGGCCGCGGCACCTACGTTCTCGATCATCCGGAAAGCCGGCCGCCGGAGCAGTCGGATCCGCTGACGACGTCGCTTTCAGGGACACGCCCGCTCATAGCCCCGGCCGGCAAACTCCGCTTCGACAGCACCGCCGCTCCTGATATCGGACAGGGCGACATTCTGGCCCAACTGCTTGGAGATATCAGTCGCGAGCATCACGGGGACATTGCGAGCTATGCCCGCAACTTTCCGGATCATTGGTTCGAGGCCGGGTCTCAATGGCTGGCACGCGGCAATTTCCGGCCGGGACCGGAAACGGTCGTTCCGACGCTTGGGGCTCATGCCGCCGTCGTCGCGGTGATCTCGGCCGTCACCTCCCCTGGCGACCGCATCGCCTTCGAGACGTTGACCTATTCCCAGATCAGCCGCAGCGCCGGCCTCATCGGCCGGCGGATCGCGCTGGTGGAAAGTGACGAATTCGGGATGCGGCCGGAGGATTTCGAGCGTGTCTGTGCCCAGCAGCACCCGAAACTCGCCTTTCTGATGCCCGGCGCGCAGAACCCGACGGTCGCGGTCATGCCGCTCGACCGGCGCCAGGCAATCGCCGACATCGCGCGCAAATACGGCGTCTGGCTGGTCGAGGACAATCTCTACGGTTCCATGACCGGAGACCCGCTCCCGTTGCTGATGGAACTAGCGCCCGAGCGGACCTTCCTCGTCGGCGGTCTTTCGAAGTCCGTTGCTGCCGGCGTACGCGGCGGCTGGGTCGCCTGCCCGCCGCATTTCAGCCAGCGCATCCGCGTCGCCCACAAGATGGTGAGCGGCGGCCTGCCTTTCATTCTCGCGGAGCTTTGCGCCCGTCTGGTCCTCTCCGGATCGGCGTCGGTATTGCGCAATCGCGGCGCCGAGGAAATCGGCGCACGCGAAGCTCTGGCGCGCGAGATCTTTACGGGCTTCGATTTCAACTCGCATCCGAAGATCCCGTTTTTCTGGCTGAAGCTGCCCGAGCCCTGGCTTTCCGGAACCTTCAAGCAGGCCGCCCTGCAGGAGGGCGTTCTCATCGACGATGAGGATGAGTTCAAGGCCGGACGCTCCGACCGGGTTTTCCATCGTATCCGCGTCGGTTTCTCCTCGCCCACCGAACGATCCGAGGTGCGAAGAGGCTTCGAAATACTACGCCGGCTTCTCGATAGCGGGCGCGCCGGATACGACAGTTTCGATTGA
- a CDS encoding inositol monophosphatase family protein has translation MSHSVDIAALANLLQEAAVKEILPRFRNLGSGDVRMKSEAIDLVTEGDEAAERLIKANIDAIAPGAVFIGEESVAADPALLDKLAGADLAIVVDPIDGTFNFAAGLPLFGVMASVVAGGETVAGIIYDPLGNDWVIAERGSGAWMCRPDGTQERLSVTAGVTVENMVGVASAGFYAQAERRIVMGNMAKVRMATSYRCAAHEYRIFAGGHLHFLMYQKLMPWDHLAGTLIAEEAGAYAARFDGSRYLPAHTNGGLLLATDRDSWEELRREVFTV, from the coding sequence ATGAGCCATTCCGTCGACATCGCCGCACTTGCCAACCTGCTGCAGGAAGCGGCGGTAAAGGAAATCCTTCCGCGCTTTCGCAATCTCGGCTCCGGCGATGTGCGGATGAAGTCGGAAGCGATCGACCTGGTGACGGAAGGCGACGAGGCCGCCGAGAGGCTGATCAAGGCGAATATCGACGCGATTGCGCCGGGGGCCGTGTTCATCGGCGAGGAATCCGTCGCCGCCGATCCGGCGCTCCTCGACAAGCTCGCCGGTGCCGATCTGGCCATCGTCGTCGATCCGATCGACGGCACCTTCAACTTCGCGGCCGGCCTGCCGCTCTTCGGTGTGATGGCGAGCGTCGTCGCCGGGGGAGAGACCGTCGCCGGGATCATCTACGATCCGCTCGGCAACGACTGGGTCATCGCCGAGCGGGGCTCCGGCGCGTGGATGTGCCGGCCCGACGGCACGCAGGAGAGACTGTCGGTCACAGCCGGGGTCACCGTCGAAAACATGGTGGGCGTCGCATCGGCCGGGTTCTACGCGCAGGCCGAGCGCCGCATCGTCATGGGCAATATGGCGAAGGTCCGCATGGCCACGAGCTATCGCTGCGCGGCGCATGAATACCGCATCTTCGCCGGCGGTCATCTGCACTTCCTGATGTATCAGAAGCTTATGCCGTGGGACCACCTTGCCGGCACCCTGATCGCCGAGGAAGCCGGCGCCTATGCGGCCCGTTTCGACGGCTCACGTTATCTGCCCGCGCATACGAATGGCGGGCTGCTTCTGGCGACCGACAGGGATAGCTGGGAGGAGTTGCGGCGGGAGGTCTTCACCGTCTGA
- a CDS encoding multidrug effflux MFS transporter, translating to MTSVSQQSSLGEQSSGHADQASGAARLGMGLVEFIVTIAVMTASIALAIDSMLPALPSIGQTLDVANANDTQLVIGVFFLGFGLSQIFFGSLSDAFGRRSVLLGGLALFSLSMFAASWVESIETLLLLRFIQGIGGAAVRITTMAIVRDCFGGRDMARVMSYVMIVFMIVPIVAPTLGQVVIAYADWHWIFILIGVVGAALFVWALTRMKESLPKEERLPLSVGAVLSGFRTVLTNRITCGYMIGMTLFTAVICAYVVSVQQVFGEVYNLSDWMPIAFAGTAGGIAVANFANGYFVRSFGMRRISHAAMILFTLFAAIGYVLSLAGTPAFAISYLLFSLLLMFFAVIATNFTAISLEPMGHLAGTATAVTGFVSTTGGALIGGAVGQLFDGTLQPLFGGYALFGLLTILATLWAENGKLFTHPGDSDATHEHGGGHL from the coding sequence ATGACTTCCGTTTCCCAACAGTCTTCGCTCGGTGAACAATCATCGGGCCACGCCGATCAGGCCTCGGGCGCCGCGCGCCTCGGAATGGGCCTTGTCGAATTCATCGTCACCATTGCGGTCATGACCGCGAGCATTGCGCTCGCGATCGACAGCATGCTGCCGGCTCTGCCAAGCATCGGCCAGACGCTCGACGTTGCCAACGCCAACGATACGCAACTCGTGATCGGCGTCTTCTTCCTGGGCTTCGGCCTCTCCCAGATATTCTTCGGGAGTCTCTCGGATGCCTTCGGGCGCCGGTCCGTTCTCCTTGGCGGCCTTGCGCTCTTCAGCCTGTCGATGTTCGCCGCCTCCTGGGTCGAAAGCATCGAGACGCTGCTCCTGCTCCGCTTCATCCAGGGGATCGGCGGTGCCGCAGTGCGCATCACGACCATGGCGATCGTCCGCGACTGTTTCGGCGGCCGCGACATGGCGCGCGTCATGTCCTACGTCATGATCGTCTTCATGATCGTGCCGATCGTCGCGCCGACACTTGGCCAGGTGGTGATCGCCTATGCCGACTGGCACTGGATCTTCATCCTGATCGGCGTCGTCGGCGCCGCCCTGTTTGTCTGGGCGCTGACACGGATGAAGGAGTCCCTGCCGAAGGAGGAACGTCTGCCGCTATCGGTGGGCGCGGTCCTTTCCGGATTCCGCACGGTGCTCACGAACCGCATCACCTGCGGCTACATGATCGGAATGACCCTGTTTACCGCCGTCATTTGCGCCTATGTGGTCAGCGTTCAGCAGGTCTTCGGCGAGGTCTACAACCTCAGCGACTGGATGCCGATCGCCTTTGCGGGCACTGCCGGCGGGATAGCGGTCGCGAACTTCGCCAACGGCTATTTCGTACGCAGTTTCGGCATGCGCCGCATCTCGCATGCCGCGATGATCCTCTTCACCCTCTTTGCTGCGATCGGTTACGTCCTGTCGCTCGCAGGCACTCCGGCCTTCGCCATCAGCTATCTCCTGTTTTCGCTATTGCTGATGTTCTTCGCCGTTATCGCCACCAACTTCACCGCCATCAGCCTCGAGCCGATGGGACATCTGGCGGGTACGGCAACCGCCGTCACGGGTTTCGTCTCCACCACCGGCGGTGCGCTGATCGGCGGTGCCGTCGGCCAGCTCTTCGACGGCACGCTGCAGCCGCTCTTCGGCGGCTACGCCTTATTCGGCCTGCTGACCATCCTGGCGACGCTCTGGGCGGAGAATGGAAAGCTGTTCACCCATCCGGGCGACAGCGATGCGACGCACGAACACGGCGGCGGACACCTTTAG
- the purS gene encoding phosphoribosylformylglycinamidine synthase subunit PurS, giving the protein MIKARVTVTLKNGVLDPQGKAIEGALGALGFDGIGQVRQGKVFDLQLETADKAKAEADLKAMCEKLLANTVIENYSISLA; this is encoded by the coding sequence GTGATCAAGGCACGCGTAACCGTGACGCTGAAGAACGGTGTTCTCGACCCGCAGGGCAAAGCGATCGAAGGCGCGCTCGGCGCTCTCGGCTTTGACGGCATCGGCCAGGTGCGGCAGGGCAAGGTCTTCGATCTTCAGCTCGAAACCGCCGACAAGGCCAAGGCGGAAGCCGACCTCAAGGCCATGTGCGAAAAGCTGCTCGCCAATACCGTTATCGAAAACTACAGCATCTCCCTCGCCTGA
- a CDS encoding acyloxyacyl hydrolase codes for MRDFRSVAGRGPFIFIAAALTLSSALIGNSQAGAAESVFDELRFGATTSIGDGSNQEDGVFPSVTVFFDPLGAGSANGLAEKILRPRIHAGASVATSSSGASEIYAGLSWDADITERFFIELGTGATVHDGDLDDDGSDGPKLGCRLLFREYAAAGYRFDDHWNLSATVEHASNANLCDGPNDGLTRAGLMLGYTF; via the coding sequence ATGAGAGATTTCCGCTCGGTTGCAGGTCGGGGACCGTTTATATTCATTGCAGCAGCCCTGACACTTTCGAGCGCACTCATCGGTAATTCTCAGGCCGGTGCAGCAGAAAGTGTCTTCGATGAATTGCGGTTCGGCGCTACGACCTCGATCGGCGACGGCTCAAATCAGGAAGACGGGGTCTTCCCTTCCGTTACAGTGTTCTTCGATCCGCTCGGCGCCGGCAGCGCAAACGGTCTTGCCGAAAAAATCCTGCGGCCGCGAATCCATGCCGGCGCCTCCGTCGCGACCTCGTCGAGCGGCGCGAGCGAGATCTACGCCGGCTTGAGTTGGGATGCCGACATCACCGAGCGCTTCTTCATCGAGCTGGGCACCGGCGCCACGGTGCATGACGGCGATCTCGATGACGATGGATCGGACGGACCGAAACTTGGCTGCCGGCTGCTGTTTCGCGAATATGCGGCCGCGGGCTACCGTTTCGACGACCACTGGAATCTCTCGGCCACGGTCGAGCATGCATCCAATGCCAACCTCTGCGACGGTCCGAACGACGGGCTCACGCGTGCGGGGTTGATGCTCGGCTACACGTTCTAA
- a CDS encoding multidrug effflux MFS transporter, whose product MYEMTRPIDQAATISGLTKVQFIALMAMLMSINAISIDIMLPGLQEIGASLGVADENHRQYVITAYLLGMGFAQLFFGPLSDRFGRRAPLLGGLALYGVSALAIVFVPTFGALLFLRLVQGIGAAATRVITVSIVRDVYGGRQMAEIMSLVMMVFMIVPVIAPSIGQLIMLFSEWHMIFVVIALFAVAVALPVALRLRETLAPANRRPFTASSILAGFRIVLTNRLALFYTLATSALLGALFGFINSAQQILVGVYGLGVWFPAVFAAFAGMMAVASFTNSRLVRTFGMRALSHAALLGFTLASFIWMSASLIGPLPLPLFMLLHAATMFQFGLIAANFNAMAMEPLGHVAGTASSVLGFTQTIGGGIIGAFIGQAFNNSVTPLAVGFFTVAVVALVCVLIAEGGKLFKPHNPAG is encoded by the coding sequence ATGTATGAAATGACAAGGCCCATAGACCAAGCCGCCACCATCTCCGGACTGACGAAAGTCCAGTTCATTGCATTGATGGCCATGCTGATGTCCATCAACGCGATCTCGATCGACATCATGCTGCCGGGGCTGCAGGAAATCGGCGCGAGCCTCGGCGTGGCGGATGAGAACCATCGGCAATACGTCATAACCGCCTACCTGCTCGGCATGGGGTTCGCGCAGCTCTTCTTCGGCCCGCTGTCCGATCGCTTCGGGCGAAGGGCACCGTTGTTGGGCGGGCTGGCACTTTACGGCGTCAGCGCTCTTGCGATCGTGTTCGTACCGACCTTCGGGGCACTCCTGTTCCTTCGGCTTGTGCAGGGCATAGGCGCGGCTGCAACCCGTGTCATCACCGTTTCCATCGTGCGCGATGTCTATGGCGGGCGGCAGATGGCCGAGATCATGTCGCTGGTGATGATGGTGTTCATGATCGTCCCGGTCATCGCACCGAGCATCGGACAATTGATCATGCTCTTTTCCGAGTGGCACATGATCTTCGTCGTGATCGCTCTGTTCGCGGTTGCTGTAGCGCTTCCGGTCGCCTTGCGCCTTCGGGAGACTTTGGCTCCCGCCAACCGGCGCCCCTTCACGGCCTCGTCCATACTTGCGGGCTTCCGCATCGTGCTGACGAACCGGCTGGCGCTGTTCTATACGCTCGCGACGTCGGCCCTCCTCGGCGCTCTCTTCGGTTTCATCAACTCGGCGCAGCAGATTCTCGTCGGCGTCTATGGTCTTGGCGTCTGGTTTCCGGCCGTCTTCGCCGCTTTCGCCGGCATGATGGCGGTCGCCTCCTTCACCAATTCGCGACTCGTCCGGACGTTCGGGATGCGGGCATTGTCGCATGCAGCACTTCTCGGCTTCACGCTGGCGAGTTTCATCTGGATGTCGGCTTCATTGATCGGGCCGCTGCCTTTGCCGCTTTTCATGCTCCTACATGCCGCCACCATGTTCCAGTTCGGGCTGATCGCCGCCAACTTCAACGCCATGGCGATGGAGCCGCTCGGCCACGTGGCCGGCACCGCCTCTTCCGTTCTCGGCTTCACGCAGACGATCGGCGGCGGAATCATCGGCGCCTTCATCGGCCAGGCCTTCAATAACAGCGTCACGCCCCTTGCGGTCGGCTTCTTCACGGTCGCCGTCGTCGCGCTTGTCTGCGTGCTGATCGCAGAGGGCGGCAAGCTCTTCAAACCGCACAATCCGGCCGGCTAG
- the ttcA gene encoding tRNA 2-thiocytidine(32) synthetase TtcA yields the protein MELAQSSPDETDSVIVDDAAFEGAAHPLFSRMPSSVSFNKLRKRLLRQVRQALDDFGMLKGSRRWLVGVSGGKDSYSLLALLMDLQWRGLLPVELVACNLDQGQPNFPKHVLPDYLRSIGVKHRIEYRDTYSIVKEKVPAGATYCSLCSRLRRGNLYRIGREEGCDALVLGHHREDILETFFMNFFHGGRLASMPAKLLNDEGDLTVLRPLAYAAEDDLAKFAAAMEFPIIPCDLCGSQDGLERNAMKAMLADIERRMPGRKDTMLRALGHVNASHLLDPKLFDFQSLSPEPKE from the coding sequence ATGGAACTCGCACAATCCTCCCCGGACGAGACAGACAGCGTCATTGTCGATGACGCCGCCTTCGAAGGTGCGGCCCATCCGCTTTTTTCGCGCATGCCGTCCTCCGTCTCCTTCAACAAGCTGCGCAAGCGCCTGCTCAGACAGGTGCGCCAGGCGCTCGACGATTTCGGCATGCTCAAGGGCTCCAGGCGCTGGCTTGTCGGGGTGTCGGGTGGAAAGGACAGCTACAGCCTGCTGGCGCTGCTCATGGATCTGCAGTGGCGGGGTCTGCTTCCCGTCGAACTCGTCGCCTGCAATCTGGATCAGGGGCAGCCGAACTTTCCGAAGCATGTCCTGCCCGACTATCTCCGGTCGATCGGCGTCAAGCACCGCATCGAATACCGCGACACCTATTCGATCGTGAAGGAGAAGGTGCCGGCGGGCGCGACCTATTGTTCGCTCTGTTCGCGGCTTCGGCGCGGCAATCTTTATCGCATCGGCCGGGAGGAGGGCTGCGACGCATTGGTGCTTGGCCACCATCGGGAGGACATCCTCGAGACCTTCTTCATGAACTTTTTCCATGGCGGGCGCCTGGCGTCGATGCCGGCGAAGCTTCTCAACGATGAGGGCGATCTGACGGTCTTGCGGCCGCTTGCCTATGCTGCGGAAGACGATCTTGCGAAATTCGCCGCGGCCATGGAGTTCCCGATCATTCCCTGCGACCTCTGTGGTTCGCAGGACGGGCTCGAGCGCAACGCGATGAAGGCGATGCTTGCGGATATCGAGCGGCGCATGCCGGGCCGCAAGGACACGATGCTGCGCGCGCTCGGACACGTGAACGCCTCGCATCTGCTCGACCCGAAGCTTTTCGACTTTCAATCCCTCTCTCCGGAGCCCAAAGAATGA
- the purQ gene encoding phosphoribosylformylglycinamidine synthase subunit PurQ yields the protein MKSAVVQLPGLNRDRDMIAALTKISGKAPVTVWQTETEIPDVDLIVIPGGFSYGDYLRCGAIAARMPVMQAIKAKAEQGVRVLGVCNGFQILVEAGLLPGALMRNASLKFVCREVKLEVVNADTAFTRAYAKGQVIRSPVAHHDGNYFADAETLKAIEGNGQVVFRYAEGTNPNGSVNDIAGVLNAKGNVLGMMPHPENLIESAHGGADGRGLFASALDVIAA from the coding sequence ATGAAGTCCGCCGTCGTTCAGCTTCCTGGTCTCAATCGCGACCGCGACATGATCGCGGCGCTGACGAAGATTTCCGGCAAGGCGCCGGTCACCGTCTGGCAGACGGAGACCGAAATCCCGGATGTGGACCTGATCGTCATTCCCGGCGGCTTCTCCTATGGCGACTACCTGCGCTGCGGCGCGATCGCTGCACGCATGCCGGTGATGCAGGCGATCAAGGCCAAGGCAGAGCAAGGCGTGCGCGTACTCGGCGTCTGCAACGGTTTCCAAATCCTCGTCGAGGCGGGCCTCCTGCCAGGCGCGCTGATGCGCAACGCCTCGCTGAAGTTCGTCTGCCGCGAGGTGAAGCTGGAAGTCGTCAACGCCGACACCGCTTTCACCCGCGCCTACGCCAAGGGTCAGGTGATCCGCAGCCCCGTCGCCCACCATGACGGCAACTATTTCGCCGATGCTGAAACGTTGAAGGCAATCGAAGGCAATGGCCAGGTCGTGTTCCGCTATGCCGAAGGAACCAATCCGAACGGCTCCGTCAACGACATTGCCGGCGTCCTGAACGCGAAGGGCAATGTGCTCGGCATGATGCCGCATCCGGAAAACCTGATCGAGTCCGCTCATGGCGGCGCGGACGGCCGAGGACTCTTCGCCTCCGCGCTGGACGTAATTGCTGCTTAA